The Pseudomonadota bacterium genome segment CAGTTGATTCTTGAGGCGCTCAACGGTCTGAACCAGCCTGTCCTTTGACACAGGCTTAAGGAGATAATCAACAGCCTCCCGCTCAAACGCTTCTACTGCATACTGGTCATAGGCAGTTACAAATACAATGCGGCAGATGTTTGCGATCTTTTTTGCCACCTCCATGCCTGAAAGACCCGGCATTTTGATATCAAGGAAGGCGATCTGTGGTTTCATTGATTCCACCAAAGCAAGGGTTTCATTGCCGTTTTTGGCCTCGCCGCAGATCACAAGCTCAGGCCAAACCTCCGATAATATCGATCTGAGATATACCCTCAACTCTTTTTCATCATCGGCAATGATAGCTTTATACGTCATGCTTCGGCACCTCGATGATAGCCTTTACGCCATTCGGTTTGTTCTCTTCTAATATTAAACGACCTGCCTGGCCATAAAGCAGCCTGATGCGCTCACTCACATTTCTGATGCCTACCCCGGCTTCATTTCCGGATGAAAACCCGGCTCCTGTGTCCAGTACCTCTATCCTTATCAGGTTATTTTCTTCCACAGCTTTAATCGATATTTTTCCGCCCTCAATGCTCGGTTCAAGGCCGTGCTTTATTGCATTCTCAACCAGAGGCTGAAGCAGCATAGGGGGCAAGGGATATTCTCTGATTTCATCGGGAACATCAATCACAAAACTCAGCCTCTCACCCATCCTGATTTGCTGGATATTTAGATAGGCCTTAATACTGCTTATTTCCTGATCCAGCGTAGTTGTCTCAGGCAGCGTCCTTGATAGAGATGTGCGAAGATAACTGATTAGGTCCATCAGCATGGACTTACCCTTGGCCGGCTCTGTATCTATAAGGCTTAAAACATTGGAAAGGGTGTTGAAGAGGAAATGTGGCTCAATCTGTGCCTGGAGCAGCTTCAGGTTGTACTCAAGAACCGCCTTTTCGCTTGCGAGACGATTGAACTTTTCTTTTTCCACAGCTTCCCTGATGGATTTTAACCGCGCACTGGAATAAAAGAAATAGCAGGCTGTGCCACCAAAAAAAAGGGCCATGACAAAGGTCTTGAGAACATGGGTGTCGTCCGTACTTATCATGAAAGGGAAAAAGCGTCGGAGTATAAAATGACCCACATAGGAACCTACTATCATTCCACCGACAACACTGGCTATTAGTATGAGAATTATTGATAAGGCCTTGTCCAGTTCCGGATTGATGAGCCTGAACAGCAAAACGGCGAGAGTGCAGATTGATATCCCAAAGGACAGGGACATGACAAGATTAACAAGAAACGGTTTTGAGATGCCGATTATGCTGAGAAATGCAGCGATCACAAGGGATATGATGATTGTATAAAGATAATCCAGGAGTATGTGCCTGACATCATGACGGTCTTTAATGCGGGGTGCCGTTAGATCAATATTTGGCTTGGTGATCATTCCTTCCTCAAAACGTATACTTTATCCCCATCATCAACTGATAATCGAGGATACTTCCGAACTCCGTATTTTTACCGCCTCCATTTATGGAGCCCACAGAAAAAAGTTCCATATGATTACCAAGATAGTATGTCACAAGCGTGGTAAATTGACAAGAGGCATCGTCGAGGTTTTGAGTCCACCGCAAAGTCAAGTCAATAACGTTTTTGATATTGTTCTGAACATACTGGAACAGGAGGTAATTCCTTCGCAGAAACTTAAGTCCCGTATTGGCTGTTTGACCAAGTGTCATTTGCGAGAGTCCTGTCATCATGTTGCCTGAACCCAGAGAATTTCCCGCACTGCGTCTCAAGGCGTAATAGGTGTCCGCCTGAGCATCGTTGTATCCCTGGCCGTTGTATGCATATTCAAGCGTCAGGGTTCCCTTTGAGTCAAAGGTGTAGGAACCTCCTGCAAGGAGGACCGGTTTTAGAGCAATGCTGTCCTTATAGATCTGCTGCATGGACGATCCAAAGAAAGAGCGGTCTCTTTCCGGATAGAGGGACCTGCTGCCCTCAGTTATCGCGCCCTCTGCATAAAGAAGAACAGCATCCGTTAATGTCCATCCACCCATAAAGCCTATCGTACTCCCGGTATGTTCCTTATGAGAGAGGATCAGAGAGGCATAATTTTCCCTGCCTGTATAGTCGATCTTTGCAGCATAAATTTTTTCAAAGGGGTCGGGGCCTACAGGCTTGTTGCGTCCCTCTTCAATATTGGCAATAAAGGAGAATGTCCAGGAGCTCTCGGGAATCCAGACAAACCGGGCAAAATCAGAACCCGGCACTTCGAGATAGGGGTTGCGGCGGCCATTGTCAGGAAAGAATGGATTCGAGGGAGAAAAAAGAAAAGAGGGTCCCCACTGAAGATTTTCCCGTCCATAGGAGACGAAGAGGTTTTCCCGGACCTTCACCCGGGCCAGCCACTCATTGACATACCAGTCGTCATCCCACTTCGATCCCTGCTCACGCATACCGGCGCCTGTCCAGGCGCTGTATTCAAGCCTCATTCTCGGTTTGGCCATAAGCTCCAGAGAATCCCTGTTGAACCTCAGATCGGGCCTCAGTTCCATATCACCAAGATAACGGGGCAACTGCAGGAAGTTATTCCCCGGATTTTGTGTAGAATAGGAAGGCTCCTGGATAATTCCATATGTGAGAATTCTGAATTCCAAGGCAAATTGTTCGGCAAAGGTTTTCCCGGTTTTGGCAGATTCTGTATCTGCATCGGCGAATCCTGACCCCGGCCATATCAAAACTGCCATTAATACTAAGGCTACCGTAAGAAAATGCGTCTTATTTGATATATGAAGTCTCATCCTGTCAGTCCTATTTCACCAGAAGGTTCAGATTGAACATCGAGTCAGGAATTTTTTTGAAAGAAACTTTCCGAAAGCTCATGGTGGTTACATCCTCCTTTATAATGGCGCTCGTAATTACC includes the following:
- a CDS encoding histidine kinase — translated: MITKPNIDLTAPRIKDRHDVRHILLDYLYTIIISLVIAAFLSIIGISKPFLVNLVMSLSFGISICTLAVLLFRLINPELDKALSIILILIASVVGGMIVGSYVGHFILRRFFPFMISTDDTHVLKTFVMALFFGGTACYFFYSSARLKSIREAVEKEKFNRLASEKAVLEYNLKLLQAQIEPHFLFNTLSNVLSLIDTEPAKGKSMLMDLISYLRTSLSRTLPETTTLDQEISSIKAYLNIQQIRMGERLSFVIDVPDEIREYPLPPMLLQPLVENAIKHGLEPSIEGGKISIKAVEENNLIRIEVLDTGAGFSSGNEAGVGIRNVSERIRLLYGQAGRLILEENKPNGVKAIIEVPKHDV